A genome region from Manihot esculenta cultivar AM560-2 chromosome 5, M.esculenta_v8, whole genome shotgun sequence includes the following:
- the LOC110614661 gene encoding branched-chain-amino-acid aminotransferase 2, chloroplastic isoform X1, whose amino-acid sequence MIQSSSSLHNLVQSVRLGSLSQLGAFLCYSSQAASSLQQVDKPLPYCADGEGEFANVDWDNLGFGIMPTDYMFTMRCSKDGCFEQGQLTRYGNIELSPSAGVLNYGQGLYEGTKAYRKEDGRLLLFRPDQNAIRMKMGADRLCMPCPSIDQFVDAVKGVALANKRWVPPPGKGTLYIRPLLMGSGPVLGLAPAPEYTFLTYASPVGNYFKEGSAPLNLYIEEEFHRASRGGAGGVKSITNYAPVLKAIARAKSRGFSDVLYLDSVNKRYLEEVSSCNIFIVKGNVICTPAANGTILQGVTRRSVIEIAHDHGYQVEERAISVDELMDADEVFCTGTAVGVAPVGSIKYQDRSAKNLCMYRVEYKIRVESVAQELYSTLEGIKRGLIEDKKGWIIEI is encoded by the exons ATGATTCAGAGCAGTTCAAGCTTACACAATTTGGTTCAATCTGTACGTCTGGGTTCTTTATCTCAG CTTGGAGCTTTCCTTTGCTACTCGTCACAAGCTGCATCTTCTCTGCAACAAGTGGACAAACCATTGCCTTACTG CGCTGATGGTGAGGGTGAGTTCGCTAATGTGGATTGGGATAATCTTGGATTTGGTATCATGCCAACTGATTACATGTTCACAATGAGATGTTCTAAAGATGGATGTTTTGAACAAGGACAACTCACTCGCTATGGAAATATTGAATTGAGCCCTTCTGCAGGCGTCCTGAATTATGGCCAG GGGTTGTATGAAGGCACAAAAGCATATAGAAAAGAAGATGGTCGTTTACTTCTCTTTCGCCCAGATCAAAATGCCATCCGCATGAAGATGGGTGCTGATAGATTATGCATGCCTTGCCCCTCCATTGATCAATTTGTTGATGCAGTGAAAGGAGTTGCTCTCGCCAACAAGCGTTGG GTTCCTCCTCCAGGGAAAGGGACTTTATATATTAGACCTTTGCTAATGGGAAGTGGTCCTGTATTGGGTTTGGCTCCAGCACCTGAATACAcattcctcacttatgcttctCCTGTTGGCAACTATTTCAAG GAGGGCTCGGCACCCTTGAACCTATACATTGAGGAGGAGTTTCATCGTGCCTCTCGCGGAGGTGCTGGCGGTGTTAAGTCCATCACCAATTATGCACCT GTTCTGAAAGCCATAGCCAGAGCAAAAAGTAGAGGATTTTCTGATGTTCTGTACCTTGACTCGGTGAATAAAAGATATCTAGAAGAAGTCTCGTCTTGCAATATTTTCATTGTTAAG GGTAATGTAATTTGCACTCCAGCTGCAAATGGGACTATTCTGCAAGGTGTCACTCGAAGGAGTGTGATTGAAATCGCCCACGATCATGGCTACCAG GTTGAAGAACGAGCTATTTCAGTAGATGAACTGATGGATGCTGATGAAGTCTTTTGCACCGGAACTGCAGTTGGTGTTGCTCCAGTAGGCAGTATCAAATATCAGGATAGAAG TGCAAAAAACTTGTGCATGTACAGAGTTGAATACAAAATCAGAGTTGAATCTGTGGCTCAGGAGCTGTACTCAACTCTTGAAGGAATTAAAAGGGGTCTCATTGAAGATAAGAAAGGTTGGATCATTGAGATCTAA
- the LOC110614661 gene encoding branched-chain-amino-acid aminotransferase 2, chloroplastic isoform X2 gives MIQSSSSLHNLVQSVRLGSLSQLGAFLCYSSQAASSLQQVDKPLPYCADGEGEFANVDWDNLGFGIMPTDYMFTMRCSKDGCFEQGQLTRYGNIELSPSAGVLNYGQGLYEGTKAYRKEDGRLLLFRPDQNAIRMKMGADRLCMPCPSIDQFVDAVKGVALANKRWVPPPGKGTLYIRPLLMGSGPVLGLAPAPEYTFLTYASPVGNYFKEGSAPLNLYIEEEFHRASRGGAGGVKSITNYAPVLKAIARAKSRGFSDVLYLDSVNKRYLEEVSSCNIFIVKGNVICTPAANGTILQGVTRRSVIEIAHDHGYQVEERAISVDELMDADEVFCTGTAVGVAPVGSIKYQDRRVEYKIRVESVAQELYSTLEGIKRGLIEDKKGWIIEI, from the exons ATGATTCAGAGCAGTTCAAGCTTACACAATTTGGTTCAATCTGTACGTCTGGGTTCTTTATCTCAG CTTGGAGCTTTCCTTTGCTACTCGTCACAAGCTGCATCTTCTCTGCAACAAGTGGACAAACCATTGCCTTACTG CGCTGATGGTGAGGGTGAGTTCGCTAATGTGGATTGGGATAATCTTGGATTTGGTATCATGCCAACTGATTACATGTTCACAATGAGATGTTCTAAAGATGGATGTTTTGAACAAGGACAACTCACTCGCTATGGAAATATTGAATTGAGCCCTTCTGCAGGCGTCCTGAATTATGGCCAG GGGTTGTATGAAGGCACAAAAGCATATAGAAAAGAAGATGGTCGTTTACTTCTCTTTCGCCCAGATCAAAATGCCATCCGCATGAAGATGGGTGCTGATAGATTATGCATGCCTTGCCCCTCCATTGATCAATTTGTTGATGCAGTGAAAGGAGTTGCTCTCGCCAACAAGCGTTGG GTTCCTCCTCCAGGGAAAGGGACTTTATATATTAGACCTTTGCTAATGGGAAGTGGTCCTGTATTGGGTTTGGCTCCAGCACCTGAATACAcattcctcacttatgcttctCCTGTTGGCAACTATTTCAAG GAGGGCTCGGCACCCTTGAACCTATACATTGAGGAGGAGTTTCATCGTGCCTCTCGCGGAGGTGCTGGCGGTGTTAAGTCCATCACCAATTATGCACCT GTTCTGAAAGCCATAGCCAGAGCAAAAAGTAGAGGATTTTCTGATGTTCTGTACCTTGACTCGGTGAATAAAAGATATCTAGAAGAAGTCTCGTCTTGCAATATTTTCATTGTTAAG GGTAATGTAATTTGCACTCCAGCTGCAAATGGGACTATTCTGCAAGGTGTCACTCGAAGGAGTGTGATTGAAATCGCCCACGATCATGGCTACCAG GTTGAAGAACGAGCTATTTCAGTAGATGAACTGATGGATGCTGATGAAGTCTTTTGCACCGGAACTGCAGTTGGTGTTGCTCCAGTAGGCAGTATCAAATATCAGGATAGAAG AGTTGAATACAAAATCAGAGTTGAATCTGTGGCTCAGGAGCTGTACTCAACTCTTGAAGGAATTAAAAGGGGTCTCATTGAAGATAAGAAAGGTTGGATCATTGAGATCTAA
- the LOC110615436 gene encoding uncharacterized protein LOC110615436 translates to MEEDLEKDLLALRKLYGLLQTTGDVTLTMDEGMRLLLKNLLDSARDNLLNTKSQIIASTQLHSMQKENSTNFQPSISPNTCKASTPALHSNFYMHDSGQLHDQSLAENSPEPSSSPAVSEHSGHGISSRRPQNRKKICRVCQRTNLKRQNLTDACTDELYSNFHMHDSRKLCEQSFAENSDSGFAISSRKPQNRKKVCRFCQRKDLKQQNSTNTLKDEPGLIGHAIGFSEKLVEQKNKGLKSKTGNEKQRQRGKSEMPQLSSPASCYSSSCKGIQIKNPEDTEGDFSKQVSNSIKLIESRISTLRLSPSCVNPKKIFDRVVQSNDGAITSGFNHNGESSKEDWWAEQKGKLQTMGTTDTREQMRMSNRNAKVDQVVESPSSGHCQNLKYIAPLERAMPLSNVANQDNESPMYRYVHGLRIPMSEDGPESHTMRMRKKLSRQITQENPLHDSMTRVKEGIGKLGRSKSSMQSKLEASTAHSSNKNLVHLLHKPTLLDYESPTSQNDDRRMSRKRGISKRPFVGLQKQKTVTYEQESDQSAMSSYTSSYSWTSLPNTEISTSSSNKSRSLANVTSESSIEDSNSSSCESSASYKDVDGDPHRDGPSKMNRSSSSKAIGRLRRFKHKLGLIFHHHHHHHHHHHKEIDTDRDDSNSNRKGQAQSRSMWKHLNTIFHHESKHKVYEKKADGKLRKSAVGKNQVGQFQALVHGTMRHVKNSKKQKLSEDAIRHGHDKSWWEMLQRSHGVKLNNTGRARLQFVSKKPQLRAPKKIT, encoded by the exons ATGGAAGAAGACTTGGAGAAGGATCTGCTTGCCTTGAGAAAATTGTACGGCCTCCTTCAAACCACCGGAGATGTAACTCTAACG ATGGACGAGGGAATGCGACTTCTGTTGAAGAATCTGTTAGACTCTGCAAGAGACAACTTATTAAACACCAAATCCCAG ATCATAGCTTCAACACAATTGCACTCCATGCAGAAAGAGAACTCGACAAATTTCCAACCAAGTATATCACCAAATACATGCAAGGCTTCTACTCCTGCACTTCATTCAAATTTCTATATGCATGATTCAGGACAATTACATGACCAGTCCCTCGCTGAGAATTCGCCTGAGCCCTCGTCTTCGCCGGCAGTTTCAGAGCATTCTGGACACGGTATTTCCTCGCGTAGACCTCAAAACAGAAAGAAAATTTGCCGAGTTTGTCAGCGAACCAATCTCAAGCGGCAGAACTTAACTGACGCTTGCACAGATGAACTCTACTCAAATTTCCATATGCATGATTCAAGAAAATTATGTGAGCAATCATTTGCTGAGAATTCGGACTCTGGGTTTGCTATATCCTCACGTAAACCTCAAAACAGGAAAAAAGTCTGCCGATTTTGTCAGCGAAAGGATCTCAAGCAGCAGAACTCAACTAACACGCTCAAAGATGAACCGGGGTTGATTGGACACGCAATAGGATTTTCCGAGAAATTGGTGGAGCAAAAGAATAAGGGGCTAAAATCAAAGACCGGAAATGAAAAGCAAAGACAGAGAGGAAAGTCGGAAATGCCACAACTTTCAAGTCCAGCCAGTTGTTACTCGAGTTCTTGTAAGGGGATTCAGATTAAGAATCCAGAGGATACAGAAGGTGATTTCTCTAAACAAGTGTCTAACTCAATCAAACTTATTGAATCTAGAATTTCGACTTTGCGCCTTTCTCCTAGTTGTGTGAATCCAAAAAAAATTTTCGATCGTGTAGTGCAATCAAATGACGGAGCTATTACGAGTGGATTTAATCATAATGGTGAGTCTAGTAAAGAGGATTGGTGGGCTGAGCAGAAGGGAAAGCTTCAAACAATGGGGACTACTGATACTCGCGAACAAATGCGAATGAGCAATCGCAATGCCAAGGTTGACCAAGTGGTTGAGTCGCCATCCTCAGGCCACTGTCAGAACCTGAAGTACATTGCGCCGCTAGAAAGAGCCATGCCACTTAGTAATGTAGCAAATCAGGATAACGAATCTCCAATGTATCGGTATGTTCATGGGTTACGGATCCCTATGAGTGAAGATGGCCCCGAAAGTCACACTATGAGGATGAGGAAGAAGCTATCCAGACAGATAACCCAAGAAAATCCCCTTCATGATTCAATGACTCGTGTAAAGGAAGGCATTGGCAAGTTGGGGAGATCCAAATCATCTATGCAATCTAAGCTAGAGGCCTCCACAGCACACAGCAGTAATAAAAACCTGGTTCATCTACTTCACAAACCAACTCTGCTGGATTATGAGTCTCCAACTTCGCAAAATGATGATCGCCGGATGAGCAGGAAGAGAGGGATCAGCAAGAGGCCATTTGTGGGCCTGCAGAAACAAAAGACAGTTACATATGAACAAGAATCAGACCAGTCTGCCATGTCAAGCTATACATCTTCCTACAGCTGGACTAGTCTACCCAACACCGAAATAAGCACCAGCAGTAGTAACAAGTCAAGGAGCCTTGCAAATGTGACATCTGAAAGTAGTATAGAGGATAGTAACTCTTCCTCATGTGAAAGCTCAGCAAGTTACAAGGATGTAGATGGAGATCCACATAGGGATGGTCCTAGCAAAATGAACAGATCAAGTTCTAGCAAAGCAATTGGAAGGCTGAGGAGGTTCAAGCACAAGTTAGGACTCATATTTCATCACCATCAtcatcaccaccaccaccatcatAAAGAGATTGACACTGACCGTGATGACAGTAACAGTAATCGCAAAGGGCAGGCACAGTCCAGATCAATGTGGAAGCATCTAAACACAATTTTTCACCACGAATCCAAACACAAGGTATATGAGAAAAAAGCCGACGGGAAATTGAGAAAATCAGCAGTCGGTAAGAATCAGGTTGGACAATTTCAGGCACTTGTGCATGGTACAATGAGGCATGTTAAGAATTCAAAGAAGCAAAAGCTGTCCGAGGATGCAATTAGGCATGGTCATGACAAGAGTTGGTGGGAAATGCTTCAGCGCAGCCATGGGGTAAAGCTGAACAATACAGGGCGTGCCAGGCTCCAATTTGTGAGTAAGAAACCACAGCTAAGAGCACCTAAGAAAATTACTTAG
- the LOC110616011 gene encoding probable xyloglucan glycosyltransferase 12, producing MALSFNWWAKEGHRGTPVVVKMENPNWSMVELEGPSDEDFLIGDSPSRPIDKSRNKNARQLTWVLFLKAHKAAGYLTSIASSTVSIGSVIKRRLRSGRTDTDPEVDGDVGLENENPTVKSRFYFCIKVFLWLSVLLLGFEMAAYFKGWHFGSPHLQLQYLLATPFGFKDIFDSLYSRWVLIRVEYLAPPLQFLANVCIVLFLVQSLDRLVLCLGCFWIRFKKIKPIPKQDAIADLESGEDGFFPMVLVQIPMCNEKEVYQQSIAAACNLDWPKSKILVQVLDDSDDPTTQLLIKEEVNKWQQEGAHIVYRHRVVRQGYKAGNLKSAMNCSYVKDYEFVAIFDADFQPAPDFLKRTVPHFKDNEELALVQARWSFVNREENLLTRLQNINLAFHFEVEQQVNGVFINFFGFNGTAGVWRIKALEDAGGWLERTTVEDMDIAVRAHLHGWKFIFLNDVECQCELPESYEAYRKQQHRWHSGPMQLFRLCLPDIIRSKISIWKKFNMIFLFFLLRKLILPFYSFTLFCIILPMTMFIPEAELPAWIVCYVPATMSFLNILPAPKSFPFIVPYLLFENTMSVTKFNAMISGLFQLGSAYEWVVTKKSGRSSEGDLVSLAAKEPNNQRVASVPNLVEMKADIQQEQKARKKKHNRIYTKELALAFLLLAASARSLLSAQGIHFYFLLFQGISFLLVGFDLIGEQVQ from the exons ATGGCACTCTCGTTCAATTGGTGGGCTAAGGAGGGGCATAGAGGCACACCTGTGGTGGTCAAAATGGAGAACCCCAACTGGTCAATGGTTGAGCTCGAGGGTCCATCCGACGAAGATTTCCTCATCGGCGACTCGCCATCTCGTCCCATAGACAAGTCTCGTAACAAGAACGCCAGACAGCTTACCTGGGTTCTTTTTCTTAAAGCCCACAAGGCTGCTGGTTATTTAACCTCCATTGCCTCATCAACGGTCTCCATTGGCTCTGTCATCAAGCGTCGTCTCCGCTCTGGCCGCACCGACACCGACCCTGAAGTCGATGGGGACGTCGGTCTGGAAAATGAGAACCCGACAGTCAAAAGCCGGTTCTACTTCTGCATTAAGGTGTTTCTGTGGCTCTCAGTTTTACTCTTAGGGTTCGAGATGGCCGCCTATTTTAAGGGCTGGCATTTtggttctccacatctccaatTGCAGTATCTATTAGCGACTCCATTTGGGTTTAAGGACATTTTCGATTCCTTGTATTCTCGTTGGGTATTGATTCGTGTGGAGTACCTTGCTCCTCCATTGCAATTCCTCGCCAATGTGTGTATTGTGCTCTTCCTTGTCCAGAGTTTGGATAGGCTAGTTCTCTGTTTGGGCTGTTTCTGGATCCGATTTAAGAAGATAAAACCCATTCCCAAACAAGACGCAATTGCCGATCTTGAATCCGGCGAAGATGGCTTCTTCCCTATGGTTCTCGTCCAGATCCCTATGTGCAACGAGAAAGAG GTTTATCAACAATCAATTGCTGCTGCGTGTAATTTAGACTGGCCGAAATCCAAGATTCTAGTTCAAGTTCTTGATGATTCTGACGATCCAACCACACAATTGTTGATTAAAGAAGAGGTAAACAAATGGCAGCAAGAGGGTGCGCACATTGTGTATAGACATCGAGTAGTCAGACAAGGGTATAAAGCTGGTAATCTCAAGTCTGCAATGAATTGCAGCTATGTCAAAGACTATGAATTTGTTGCCATTTTCGACGCTGATTTCCAGCCTGCACCCGACTTTCTTAAAAGAACAGTCCCtcattttaag GATAACGAAGAGTTGGCTCTTGTTCAAGCAAGATGGTCATTTGTGAACAGAGAGGAGAATTTGTTAACAAGGTTGCAGAATATTAACTTAGCATTTCATTTCGAAGTAGAGCAGCAGGTGAATGGTGTCTTCATTAACTTCTTTGGGTTCAATGGGACGGCTGGTGTGTGGAGGATAAAGGCTCTAGAGGATGCTGGTGGGTGGCTAGAGAGAACTACTGTTGaggatatggatattgctgttcGTGCTCATCTTCATGGCTGGAAATTCATTTTCCTAAATGATGTTGAG TGCCAGTGTGAGTTGCCGGAATCATACGAGGCGTATAGAAAGCAACAGCACAGATGGCATTCTGGACCTATGCAGTTGTTTAGGCTCTGTTTGCCAGACATTATACGATCAAAG ATTAGCATATGGAAGAAGTTCAATATgatctttctcttctttctacTCAGAAAGCTGATCCTACCCTTTTATTCTTTCACCCTATTCTGCATAATTTTGCCGATGACAATGTTCATACCAGAGGCTGAGCTACCAGCATGGATTGTCTGTTACGTTCCAGCCACCATGTCATTTCTTAATATCCTCCCAGCTCCGAAATCCTTCCCCTTCATTGTCCCGTACCTTCTATTTGAGAACACTATGTCAGTTACCAAGTTCAATGCCATGATATCGGGTCTATTCCAGCTAGGAAGCGCTTATGAGTGGGTTGTTACTAAGAAGTCTGGTCGGTCATCTGAGGGTGATCTTGTCTCCTTGGCCGCAAAGGAGCCAAATAATCAAAGAGTGGCTTCAGTGCCAAATCTTGTAGAGATGAAAGCAGATATTCAGCAGGAGCAAAAAGCACGAAAAAAGAAGCATAACAGGATCTATACAAAGGAGTTGGCACTGGCTTTTCTTCTATTAGCAGCTTCAGCAAGGAGTCTCCTGTCTGCTCAAGGGATCCATTTCTACTTCTTGCTGTTTCAAGGAATCTCATTCCTGCTGGTTGGTTTTGATTTGATAGGGGAACAGGTCCAGTGA
- the LOC110615435 gene encoding CSC1-like protein RXW8 — protein MEFGAFLTSAGINIGLCMVLFSLYSILRKQPSNRVVYFGRRLASVRIRNDDFFFIDRFVPSPNWIVKAWETTEEEIIKIGGLDALAFQRMLIFSIRIFAIAAIVCLLLVLPMNYYGKEMQHKQIPAESLDVFTIGNVKEGSKWLWAHCLSLYVISFTTCILLFLEYKSITEMRLAHITKAPLNPSHFTILVRSIPWTPHESYSDSVKKFFTNYYASSYLSHQMVYQRGILQKLMLDAGEMCKMIIPNSISGKSLRPYCVCVTNTTSFKILTSEPEIVKEPISYADIDLVTRENECAAAFVFFKTRYTAVVAAQMLQSSNPMLWVTELAPEPHDVFWSNLSISYRQLWLRKIATLLAAIVFMFLFLIPVTFVQGLTQLDKLSKTFPFLRGLLKKDYMRRVITGYLPSVILMLFLYTVPPMMMLFSSMEGHVSRSERKRSAGLKILYFTIWNVFFVNVLSGSVIRQLNVFTSFRDIPKELAKAIPKQASFFMTYVLTSGWASLACEVMQLFPFSYNMFKKFILRIQEDSSEDLMSFPYHTEVPRVLVFGLIGFTCAIMAPLILPFMLVHFFLAYLVYRNQILNVYIPKYEGEGRFWPIFHNTTIFSLVLSQIIAIGVFGMKESPIASSFMFPLVICTILFNEYCRHRFSPIFQKDAVEVLIDMDRRDEQSGKMNEIYQQLHSAYCQIPIATQNFCESVHKCNTFNDIESIQSGLEHSEVSEVGGVSQVSEGSEPWAIVNLERESPIIRI, from the exons ATGGAATTTGGTGCATTTTTAACTTCAGCTGGGATTAATATAGGGTTATGCATGgttcttttttctttatattcAATATTGAGAAAACAGCCAAGCAATAGAGTTGTGTATTTTGGGAGGAGATTAGCTTCAGTACGTATAAGAAATGATGATTTCTTCTTCATAGATAGATTTGTACCTTCTCCTAATTGGATAGTGAAAGCTTGGGAAACAACTGAAgaggaaataataaaaattggtGGCCTTGATGCATTGGCTTTTCAAAGGATGCTCATTTTCAG TATTCGAATTTTTGCCATTGCTGCAATTGTTTGTCTTCTTCTGGTGCTTCCAATGAATTATTATGGCAAAGAGATGCAGCACAAGCAGATCCCAGCTGAATCTTTGGATGTTTTTACAATAGGAAATGTCAAAGAAGGTTCCAAATG GCTTTGGGCACATTGTCTTTCTTTATATGTCATATCCTTTACAACCTGTATTCTCCTTTTCTTG gagTATAAAAGCATTACTGAAATGAGACTAGCACATATAACGAAAGCTCCACTTAATCCAAGTCATTTTACAATTCTTGTTCGATCAATACCATGGACTCCACACGAATCATATAGTGATTCAGTGAAGAAATTCTTTACAAATTATTATGCATCCAGCTACTTGTCACACCAAATGGTCTATCAACGTGGCATTCTTCAGAAATTAATG TTGGATGCAGGGGAAATGTGCAAAATGATTATTCCTAATTCTATTAGCGGGAAAAGTTTAAGGCCTTATTGTGTTTGTGTAACGAATACAACTTCCTTTAAGATCCTTACTAGTGAACCAGAAATTGTGAAGGAACCCATCAGCTACGCTGATATTGATCTAGTTACAAGAGAAAAT GAGTGTGCTGCTGCTTTTGTTTTCTTCAAGACTCGTTATACTGCTGTGGTTGCTGCACAGATGCTTCAATCTTCAAATCCTATGTTATGGGTAACAGAATTGGCTCCAGAGCCACATGATGTTTTCTGGTCAAATCTCTCTATATCGTACAGACAGCTTTGGTTGCGTAAGATAGCAACGTTATTGGCTGCTATAGTCTTCATGTTTTTGTTTCTTATTCCTGTCACATTTGTTCAAGGCTTGACTCAACTAGATAAGTTATCAAAAACATTTCCATTTTTGAGAGGACTCCTAAAAAA GGACTACATGAGACGTGTAATAACTGGGTACTTGCCAAGTGTCATTTTAATGCTGTTTCTATATACTGTTCCACCTATGATGATGTTATTCTCATCAATGGAAGGACATGTTTCTCGAAGTGAAAGGAAAAGGAGTGCTGGCTTAAAAATCTTATATTTCACAATTTGGAATGTTTTTTTCGTTAACGTTCTCTCAGGCTCTGTTATCCGTCAATTGAATGTCTTCACTAGTTTCAGGGACATACCAAAGGAACTTGCAAAAGCCATACCTAAGCAG GCAAGCTTCTTCATGACTTATGTTTTAACATCAGGTtgggcaagtctagcttgtgaAGTAATGCAGTTGTTTCCTTTTAGCTATAACATGTTCAAAAAATTCATATTAAGAATTCAAGAAGATTCGTCCGAGGATCTCATGTCCTTTCCTTACCATACAGAAGTTCCTAGGGTTTTAGTTTTTGGTCTTATTGGCTTCACCTGTGCGATCATGGCTCCCTTAATTTTGCCCTTTATGCTCGTTCACTTTTTCTTGGCTTATCTTGTCTACCGTAATCAG ATTCTCAATGTGTACATACCAAAATATGAAGGTGAAGGACGCTTTTGGCCTATTTTTCACAATACAACAATCTTTTCATTGGTGTTGTCACAAATTATAGCAATTGGAGTGTTTGGAATGAAAGAATCACCAATTGCATCAAGCTTCATGTTTCCACTAGTTATTTGCACTATTTTATTCAACGAGTATTGCAGGCACCGATTCTCCCCTATTTTCCAAAAGGATGCTGTGGAG GTTCTTATAGATATGGATCGGCGTGACGAACAGTCAgggaaaatgaatgaaatctATCAACAGTTACATTCTGCATATTGTCAGATTCCAATAGCGACTCAAAATTTTTGTGAATCTGTACATAAGTGTAATACATTTAATGATATTGAGAGCATACAGTCAG GATTAGAACACAGTGAAGTTAGTGAAGTTGGTGGAGTAAGCCAAGTTAGTGAAGGTAGTGAACCATGGGCTATTGTCAATCTTGAAAGAGAATCACCTatcataagaatttaa
- the LOC110614661 gene encoding branched-chain-amino-acid aminotransferase 2, chloroplastic isoform X3 has translation MIQSSSSLHNLVQSVRLGSLSQLGAFLCYSSQAASSLQQVDKPLPYCADGEGEFANVDWDNLGFGIMPTDYMFTMRCSKDGCFEQGQLTRYGNIELSPSAGVLNYGQGLYEGTKAYRKEDGRLLLFRPDQNAIRMKMGADRLCMPCPSIDQFVDAVKGVALANKRWVPPPGKGTLYIRPLLMGSGPVLGLAPAPEYTFLTYASPVGNYFKVLKAIARAKSRGFSDVLYLDSVNKRYLEEVSSCNIFIVKGNVICTPAANGTILQGVTRRSVIEIAHDHGYQVEERAISVDELMDADEVFCTGTAVGVAPVGSIKYQDRSAKNLCMYRVEYKIRVESVAQELYSTLEGIKRGLIEDKKGWIIEI, from the exons ATGATTCAGAGCAGTTCAAGCTTACACAATTTGGTTCAATCTGTACGTCTGGGTTCTTTATCTCAG CTTGGAGCTTTCCTTTGCTACTCGTCACAAGCTGCATCTTCTCTGCAACAAGTGGACAAACCATTGCCTTACTG CGCTGATGGTGAGGGTGAGTTCGCTAATGTGGATTGGGATAATCTTGGATTTGGTATCATGCCAACTGATTACATGTTCACAATGAGATGTTCTAAAGATGGATGTTTTGAACAAGGACAACTCACTCGCTATGGAAATATTGAATTGAGCCCTTCTGCAGGCGTCCTGAATTATGGCCAG GGGTTGTATGAAGGCACAAAAGCATATAGAAAAGAAGATGGTCGTTTACTTCTCTTTCGCCCAGATCAAAATGCCATCCGCATGAAGATGGGTGCTGATAGATTATGCATGCCTTGCCCCTCCATTGATCAATTTGTTGATGCAGTGAAAGGAGTTGCTCTCGCCAACAAGCGTTGG GTTCCTCCTCCAGGGAAAGGGACTTTATATATTAGACCTTTGCTAATGGGAAGTGGTCCTGTATTGGGTTTGGCTCCAGCACCTGAATACAcattcctcacttatgcttctCCTGTTGGCAACTATTTCAAG GTTCTGAAAGCCATAGCCAGAGCAAAAAGTAGAGGATTTTCTGATGTTCTGTACCTTGACTCGGTGAATAAAAGATATCTAGAAGAAGTCTCGTCTTGCAATATTTTCATTGTTAAG GGTAATGTAATTTGCACTCCAGCTGCAAATGGGACTATTCTGCAAGGTGTCACTCGAAGGAGTGTGATTGAAATCGCCCACGATCATGGCTACCAG GTTGAAGAACGAGCTATTTCAGTAGATGAACTGATGGATGCTGATGAAGTCTTTTGCACCGGAACTGCAGTTGGTGTTGCTCCAGTAGGCAGTATCAAATATCAGGATAGAAG TGCAAAAAACTTGTGCATGTACAGAGTTGAATACAAAATCAGAGTTGAATCTGTGGCTCAGGAGCTGTACTCAACTCTTGAAGGAATTAAAAGGGGTCTCATTGAAGATAAGAAAGGTTGGATCATTGAGATCTAA